The Paenibacillus sophorae genome has a segment encoding these proteins:
- a CDS encoding M20/M25/M40 family metallo-hydrolase encodes MVVQDRLIQEFIELVQIDSETKNERNIADHLIGKFKELGLKAVEDDSQERTGHGAGNLIVTWPAENAEDAPKLLFTCHMDTVVPGQGIKPTLGEDGWITSDGTTILGADDKAGLAALFEGIRVIKEQNLPHGQIQFVITAGEESGLVGSRSLDPKYLDADFGFALDSNGEIGAIAVAAPTQAKISMQIFGKSAHAGVNPEDGISAIQVAGKAIAAMKLGRIDSETTANIGRFAGGGPTNVVCDHVQLDAEARSIVQEKVDLQLAQMREALETTVREYGAECEFRSEIIYPAFSFNEHDPIVKLAERSISSIGLTPRRFPSGGGSDANVFNGLNVPTLNLAIGYENIHTTKERIKAADIVKAAELVVAIVKESVNQ; translated from the coding sequence GTGGTAGTACAAGACCGATTGATTCAGGAATTTATAGAACTTGTCCAGATCGACAGCGAGACGAAGAATGAACGGAACATCGCCGATCACCTGATCGGCAAATTCAAGGAGCTGGGACTTAAAGCCGTAGAAGACGATTCACAAGAAAGAACCGGGCACGGCGCGGGCAATCTGATTGTCACATGGCCTGCGGAGAATGCGGAAGACGCTCCCAAGCTGCTGTTCACCTGCCATATGGATACGGTTGTTCCGGGTCAGGGAATCAAGCCAACGCTCGGAGAAGACGGCTGGATCACGAGCGATGGCACGACCATCCTCGGGGCGGACGACAAAGCGGGTCTGGCCGCGCTCTTTGAAGGGATTCGCGTAATCAAGGAGCAGAACCTTCCGCATGGGCAAATTCAGTTCGTCATCACGGCGGGCGAGGAGTCCGGGCTGGTCGGCTCGCGTTCGCTCGACCCGAAATATTTGGACGCGGATTTCGGCTTTGCGCTTGATTCCAACGGCGAAATCGGCGCCATCGCGGTAGCCGCTCCGACTCAGGCGAAGATCTCGATGCAGATCTTCGGCAAATCAGCTCATGCCGGCGTCAATCCCGAAGACGGCATCAGCGCCATCCAGGTGGCAGGCAAAGCGATTGCCGCGATGAAGCTTGGCCGCATCGACAGCGAGACGACCGCCAATATCGGCAGATTTGCAGGCGGCGGCCCGACGAACGTCGTCTGCGATCATGTGCAGCTGGATGCGGAAGCGCGGAGCATTGTCCAGGAAAAGGTGGATCTGCAGCTGGCGCAGATGCGCGAAGCGCTTGAAACTACAGTGCGCGAATATGGGGCGGAATGCGAATTCCGCAGCGAGATCATCTACCCGGCCTTCAGCTTTAACGAGCATGACCCCATTGTGAAGCTGGCTGAGCGGTCCATATCCTCGATCGGGCTGACACCAAGGCGTTTCCCGTCGGGCGGCGGCAGTGACGCCAATGTGTTCAACGGACTGAACGTGCCGACGCTCAACCTGGCCATTGGATATGAGAATATTCATACGACCAAAGAGCGGATCAAGGCGGCTGATATCGTCAAGGCGGCCGAGCTGGTAGTGGCGATTGTCAAAGAAAGCGTAAATCAATAA
- the prli42 gene encoding stressosome-associated protein Prli42, translating to MQRQKWFRIFIYVMLIAMVASTLMIVIEPFLAG from the coding sequence ATGCAACGTCAAAAATGGTTCCGCATCTTTATTTATGTAATGCTGATCGCAATGGTAGCTTCCACGCTGATGATTGTTATTGAGCCTTTTCTAGCCGGATAA
- the lipB gene encoding lipoyl(octanoyl) transferase LipB: MDSTEPRKLEISYVPMIEYSQAWDMQKESVRAIDAGERPERLILLQHPPTYTIGSQNHPEHLLLNAEQLREEGISLFEIDRGGDITYHGPGQLVGYPLLRIGEQGRVDLHGYLRSLEQVIIDYLATFGIEGGRKPEYTGVWVGDVKICAIGVKFNKSRTRKGFLTSHGFAFNIREGIAEEGFRGIIPCGIAEYGVTSLEECTGRRFEIEEVAAELVPHFLNRFPYDGIVSDWEKALAEQ; the protein is encoded by the coding sequence ATGGACAGCACAGAACCTCGGAAGCTGGAAATATCCTATGTTCCCATGATCGAATACAGCCAAGCCTGGGATATGCAAAAAGAGTCGGTCCGCGCCATTGACGCCGGTGAGCGTCCGGAACGGCTGATTCTTTTGCAGCACCCGCCAACCTATACGATCGGATCGCAGAACCATCCCGAGCATCTTCTGCTAAACGCCGAGCAGCTGCGGGAGGAGGGAATCTCCTTGTTTGAAATCGACCGCGGCGGGGATATCACCTATCACGGACCGGGACAACTGGTCGGTTACCCGCTGCTAAGAATCGGCGAGCAGGGCAGAGTCGACCTTCACGGATATCTGCGGTCACTGGAGCAGGTGATCATCGATTACCTTGCCACCTTCGGCATCGAGGGCGGAAGAAAGCCGGAATATACGGGAGTTTGGGTAGGCGATGTGAAGATTTGCGCCATCGGCGTGAAGTTCAATAAGAGCCGCACGCGCAAAGGCTTCTTGACCAGTCACGGCTTCGCCTTTAACATTCGGGAGGGCATCGCGGAGGAAGGGTTCCGGGGAATCATCCCCTGCGGCATTGCCGAGTACGGCGTAACCTCGCTGGAAGAATGCACCGGCCGCCGGTTCGAAATCGAAGAGGTTGCAGCGGAACTCGTTCCCCATTTTCTAAACCGGTTCCCTTATGACGGGATCGTGTCGGATTGGGAGAAGGCCCTGGCCGAACAATAA
- a CDS encoding dihydrolipoamide acetyltransferase family protein, which translates to MTDNKKLTDVAMPQLAESLVSATIGKWLKKPGDPVEQYEPLCEVITDKVNAELPSTVDGVMGDILAEEGQTVAVGEVICRIEVSVPAAPAEAAAPARAEAPQRAAVAAAPLAAAQPAASGAAYAAQDPNAPMRARYSPAVQSLAAQHSIDLSAVPGTGLGGRVTRKDVLAFLASGPAAVTAPQSSPAPQQPAAGAAAQPQGAASITQAVSAPAPVETLPPVRHSGLHLSELPRIPEIEVESGRSEYLIDVTPIRNTIASRMRQSVSEIPHAWTMIEVDVTNLVLLRNKLKDEFKRREGINLTYLAFLMKAVVSAIKDYPIMNSVWAVDKIIVKRDINISLAVGTEDSVWTPVIKKADQKNVAGLAREIEELAMKTREGKLRVEDMQGGTFTVNNTGSFGSILSYPIINYPQAAILTFESIVKKPVVINDMIAVRSMANICLSLDHRILDGVICGRFLQRVKDNIESYSLDTNVY; encoded by the coding sequence ATGACCGACAACAAGAAGTTGACGGATGTTGCGATGCCGCAGCTCGCGGAATCGCTGGTATCGGCAACAATCGGCAAGTGGCTGAAGAAGCCGGGTGATCCGGTGGAGCAGTATGAGCCGCTGTGCGAAGTGATTACGGATAAGGTCAACGCCGAGCTGCCGTCCACGGTGGACGGAGTCATGGGCGACATTTTGGCGGAGGAGGGGCAGACGGTCGCGGTCGGCGAAGTGATTTGCCGGATCGAGGTATCCGTTCCGGCGGCCCCCGCCGAAGCCGCCGCTCCCGCGCGCGCCGAGGCGCCGCAGCGCGCGGCCGTAGCCGCCGCGCCTTTAGCGGCGGCGCAGCCTGCGGCATCCGGCGCAGCCTATGCCGCGCAAGACCCTAACGCGCCGATGCGGGCGCGTTATTCCCCTGCTGTGCAGAGCCTCGCGGCGCAGCACAGCATTGATCTGTCCGCCGTGCCGGGCACCGGCCTCGGCGGACGCGTCACGCGCAAGGACGTGCTGGCGTTCCTTGCGAGCGGACCTGCGGCGGTGACTGCGCCGCAGAGCAGCCCCGCGCCGCAGCAGCCGGCGGCTGGCGCAGCCGCGCAGCCGCAGGGCGCGGCGTCCATCACGCAGGCGGTAAGCGCGCCTGCGCCGGTGGAGACGCTGCCGCCCGTCCGGCATTCCGGGCTGCATCTATCGGAGCTGCCGCGCATCCCCGAAATTGAGGTGGAGAGCGGGCGTTCCGAGTATTTGATCGACGTAACGCCGATCCGCAATACGATCGCTTCACGGATGCGCCAGAGCGTCTCGGAAATTCCGCATGCCTGGACGATGATCGAGGTGGACGTGACGAACCTTGTGCTTCTTCGCAATAAGCTGAAGGATGAATTCAAGCGCAGAGAAGGGATCAACCTGACGTATCTCGCTTTCTTGATGAAGGCCGTCGTCAGCGCGATCAAGGATTACCCGATTATGAACTCCGTCTGGGCGGTTGACAAAATCATTGTCAAGCGGGACATTAATATATCGCTGGCGGTCGGCACCGAGGATTCGGTCTGGACCCCGGTTATCAAGAAGGCGGACCAGAAGAACGTGGCGGGTCTTGCCCGCGAAATCGAAGAACTGGCGATGAAGACGCGCGAAGGCAAGCTGCGTGTGGAGGATATGCAGGGCGGAACCTTCACCGTTAACAATACCGGCTCGTTCGGCTCGATTCTGTCTTATCCGATCATCAACTATCCGCAGGCAGCCATTTTGACTTTTGAATCGATTGTGAAAAAGCCTGTCGTCATCAACGATATGATTGCTGTCCGTTCGATGGCCAACATTTGCCTCTCGCTGGACCACCGGATTCTCGACGGCGTTATCTGCGGACGCTTCCTGCAGCGGGTGAAGGATAATATCGAGAGCTACAGCCTGGATACGAACGTCTATTAA
- a CDS encoding alpha-ketoacid dehydrogenase subunit beta, translating to MAMMEYIDAIRLAMKEEMERDDSVFVLGEDVGVKGGVFTTTKGLQEQFGAERVLDTPLAESAIAGVAIGAAMYGMKPIAEMQYSDFMLPATNQIISEAAKIRYRSNNDWSCPVVIRAPIGGGIFGGLYHSQCTESIFFGTPGLKIVAPYSAYDAKGLLKAAVRDPDPVLFFENKKCYKLIKEDVPESDYTVPIGEANLLREGDDITVIGYSLPLHFAMQAAEELEREQGITAHILDLRTLQPLDREAIKAAVRRTGKVLIVHEDNKTGGVGAEVAAIIAEECLFELDAPIFRLCGPDVPAMPISPPMEKFFMLSKDKLKAEMLRLAQY from the coding sequence ATGGCAATGATGGAATATATCGATGCCATCCGGCTGGCGATGAAGGAAGAAATGGAACGCGACGACTCCGTCTTCGTACTTGGCGAGGATGTCGGCGTTAAAGGCGGCGTGTTCACCACGACCAAGGGGCTGCAAGAGCAGTTCGGCGCAGAGCGCGTGCTTGATACGCCGCTTGCGGAATCGGCGATTGCGGGCGTGGCGATCGGCGCGGCAATGTATGGCATGAAGCCGATTGCGGAAATGCAATATTCCGATTTCATGCTTCCGGCGACTAACCAGATTATTAGCGAAGCGGCCAAAATCCGCTACCGCTCCAATAACGATTGGAGCTGTCCGGTTGTCATCCGTGCGCCGATTGGCGGCGGCATTTTCGGCGGTCTGTACCATTCACAGTGTACTGAATCGATATTCTTCGGCACACCGGGACTAAAGATCGTCGCGCCTTATTCGGCATATGACGCGAAAGGGCTGCTGAAAGCCGCCGTCCGCGACCCGGACCCGGTTCTGTTCTTCGAGAACAAGAAATGCTACAAGCTGATCAAAGAGGACGTTCCGGAGAGCGACTATACCGTTCCGATCGGCGAAGCGAACCTGCTGCGCGAGGGTGATGATATCACAGTCATCGGCTACAGCCTGCCGCTGCATTTTGCGATGCAGGCGGCGGAGGAATTGGAGCGCGAGCAGGGCATTACAGCGCATATTCTCGATCTGCGCACGCTGCAGCCGCTGGACCGCGAGGCGATCAAGGCAGCCGTGCGGCGGACAGGCAAGGTGCTGATTGTGCATGAGGACAACAAGACGGGCGGCGTAGGCGCCGAGGTTGCGGCGATTATCGCCGAGGAGTGCCTGTTCGAGCTGGACGCGCCGATCTTCCGCCTGTGCGGGCCTGATGTTCCGGCAATGCCGATCAGCCCGCCGATGGAGAAGTTTTTTATGCTCAGCAAGGACAAATTGAAAGCGGAAATGCTGCGCCTTGCGCAGTATTAG
- a CDS encoding thiamine pyrophosphate-dependent dehydrogenase E1 component subunit alpha, protein MDTQGTANKVNRHEPLGLTDGQVIDMYRHMMLARKYDERSLLLQRAGKINFHVSGIGQEAAQVAAAFALDRENDYFLPYYRDYAFVLTVGMTTRELLLSVFAKAEDPNSGGRQMPGHFGSKRLRIVTGSSPVTTQVPHAVGFALAAKMQKKKFVSFVTFGEGSSNQGDFHEACNFAGVNKLPVIIMCENNQYAISIPAHRQLGGKVSDRALGYGFPGVRVDGNDPLEVYRVVKEARERAIAGEGPTLIEAMMYRLSPHSTSDNDLAYRTKEEVEENWKKDGVARFRDYLTELGLWSEEQERDLAAQYNLELKEAIEYADNAPFPKPEDTLLHVYSESEGGV, encoded by the coding sequence ATGGATACGCAAGGTACTGCAAATAAAGTGAACAGGCATGAACCGCTTGGATTGACCGACGGCCAAGTGATCGACATGTACCGACATATGATGCTTGCGCGCAAATACGACGAGCGCAGTCTGCTGCTCCAGCGGGCCGGGAAGATCAACTTCCACGTCTCGGGCATCGGCCAGGAAGCGGCGCAGGTGGCGGCCGCCTTCGCGCTCGACCGGGAGAACGATTATTTTTTGCCCTACTACCGTGATTATGCATTCGTACTGACTGTCGGTATGACGACCCGCGAGCTGCTGCTGTCGGTATTCGCCAAGGCGGAGGACCCGAACAGCGGCGGACGGCAGATGCCCGGCCATTTCGGCAGTAAGCGGCTGCGTATCGTTACCGGCTCAAGCCCCGTTACAACGCAGGTTCCTCATGCGGTCGGCTTTGCGCTGGCAGCCAAGATGCAGAAGAAGAAATTCGTCTCTTTCGTCACGTTCGGTGAAGGCTCCAGCAATCAGGGGGATTTTCATGAAGCGTGCAACTTTGCCGGAGTGAATAAGCTTCCGGTCATTATTATGTGCGAGAACAACCAGTACGCGATCTCGATTCCGGCTCACCGCCAGCTTGGCGGCAAGGTTAGCGACCGTGCGCTCGGCTACGGATTTCCGGGCGTCCGCGTGGATGGCAACGATCCGCTGGAAGTATACCGAGTCGTCAAGGAAGCCCGCGAACGGGCGATAGCGGGCGAAGGCCCGACGCTGATTGAAGCGATGATGTACCGCCTTTCCCCGCATTCCACCTCTGATAACGACCTTGCATACCGTACCAAAGAAGAGGTCGAGGAGAACTGGAAAAAAGACGGCGTAGCCCGTTTCCGGGATTATTTAACGGAGCTTGGCCTGTGGAGCGAGGAACAAGAACGCGATCTCGCCGCCCAGTACAATCTGGAGCTCAAAGAAGCAATCGAATACGCCGACAATGCGCCGTTCCCGAAACCGGAAGATACGCTGCTGCATGTGTACAGCGAATCCGAAGGAGGGGTGTAA
- the lpdA gene encoding dihydrolipoyl dehydrogenase, whose translation MTISCDVAVLGGGTGGYVAAIRAAQLGKSVVIIEQDKLGGTCLHRGCIPSKSLLRSAEVYADIAGSEEYGIEISGVKLAFGKVQRRKEAVVEQLHQGVQYLMRKNKIQVLKGKGRVIGPSIFSPRSGAVAVELEDGEMETVVSVNLIIATGSRPRFIPGLEPDGQYILSSEEALRMEELPASMLIVGGGVIGVEWASMLADFGVRVTVVEAAEQLLPREDIEVARELQRLLKKRGVTVMTGVTVNAGTCQVTGEGVSVEVTKGGKTEVLTAGKLLVSVGREANIHNIGLENTDIRFDKGVIEVNASMQTNEPHIYAIGDCIGGLQLAHAASHEGIMAVNHLAGERLHPYHTHLVPRCVYTRPEVASVGYTEKEAKELGRDVATGKFPFSAIGKALVYGSKDGFVKVVADKTSGDILGVQMIGPHVTDLIGEAALAQLLDATPWEIGEAIHAHPTLSEIVGEAMLAVDGKAIGI comes from the coding sequence ATGACCATTTCATGTGATGTCGCGGTGCTCGGGGGAGGAACCGGGGGCTATGTGGCGGCGATTCGGGCCGCTCAGCTCGGCAAGTCGGTTGTCATCATCGAACAGGACAAACTGGGCGGAACGTGCCTGCATCGCGGCTGCATTCCAAGCAAGTCGCTCCTGCGCAGCGCGGAGGTCTACGCGGATATTGCGGGAAGCGAGGAATACGGGATTGAAATTTCCGGTGTCAAGCTGGCGTTCGGCAAAGTGCAGCGCCGCAAGGAAGCGGTTGTAGAGCAGCTGCATCAGGGCGTCCAGTATTTGATGCGTAAAAATAAAATTCAGGTGCTTAAAGGGAAGGGACGCGTTATCGGTCCTTCGATCTTTTCTCCGCGCAGCGGGGCTGTCGCGGTGGAGCTTGAGGACGGTGAGATGGAGACGGTAGTGTCGGTCAACCTTATCATCGCTACCGGGTCGCGCCCCCGGTTCATTCCGGGGCTTGAGCCGGATGGGCAGTATATTCTAAGCAGTGAAGAAGCGCTTCGGATGGAGGAGCTGCCGGCATCAATGCTGATCGTTGGCGGCGGAGTTATCGGCGTGGAATGGGCGTCGATGCTGGCTGATTTCGGCGTACGGGTCACTGTCGTCGAAGCTGCTGAGCAGCTGCTTCCCCGGGAAGACATCGAGGTAGCCCGGGAACTACAGCGCCTGCTGAAAAAACGCGGAGTAACCGTAATGACGGGCGTAACGGTGAACGCAGGCACATGCCAGGTGACTGGAGAAGGCGTCAGCGTAGAAGTGACCAAGGGCGGCAAAACCGAGGTGCTGACCGCCGGCAAGCTGCTGGTATCGGTGGGAAGAGAGGCCAATATCCACAATATCGGCCTGGAGAACACGGATATCCGCTTTGATAAGGGCGTCATCGAAGTGAACGCCAGCATGCAGACGAACGAACCGCATATTTATGCGATCGGAGACTGCATCGGGGGACTGCAGCTGGCTCATGCCGCCAGCCATGAAGGCATTATGGCGGTCAATCATCTGGCCGGAGAGCGGCTGCATCCATACCATACCCACCTTGTCCCGCGCTGCGTGTACACTCGGCCGGAGGTGGCGAGCGTAGGCTACACGGAGAAGGAGGCCAAAGAGCTTGGCCGCGATGTCGCAACCGGAAAATTTCCGTTCTCGGCAATTGGCAAAGCGCTTGTGTACGGTTCGAAAGACGGCTTCGTGAAGGTTGTCGCCGATAAGACAAGCGGAGACATTCTTGGTGTGCAAATGATCGGGCCCCATGTGACCGATCTGATCGGCGAGGCCGCATTAGCCCAGCTGCTGGATGCGACGCCTTGGGAAATCGGCGAGGCGATACATGCGCATCCCACGCTCTCTGAAATTGTCGGCGAAGCGATGCTTGCCGTGGATGGCAAGGCCATCGGCATTTGA
- a CDS encoding DUF2627 domain-containing protein, with translation MKLLLSRFIAILILVLPGLLAMKGFLMMKDDLFDYLAMHGDMTAAPAFAWLHFAGGLVMFAAGMSFLGGWILTRDRKRNYVGPRFKEKHRAGPRQPSKPAS, from the coding sequence ATGAAACTGCTGCTCTCCCGCTTTATTGCCATCCTTATTCTGGTTCTGCCCGGTCTGCTGGCCATGAAGGGCTTCCTCATGATGAAAGACGATCTGTTCGACTATCTTGCGATGCACGGCGACATGACGGCGGCTCCTGCTTTCGCCTGGCTTCATTTTGCCGGAGGACTTGTCATGTTCGCGGCGGGCATGAGCTTTCTGGGCGGCTGGATTCTGACCCGGGACCGCAAGCGGAATTATGTCGGACCCCGCTTCAAGGAGAAACATAGGGCCGGACCAAGACAACCTTCCAAACCCGCTTCCTGA
- a CDS encoding acyltransferase family protein, whose amino-acid sequence MTRYHQLDSLRGLAALTVVVHHFVFIFTGLLWLDALNYTPLRIFKAGHEAVIFFFVLSGFVLSLPFYSDGKKVNIPHFFIKRLCRIYIPYIVAVGCSILAYLAFYHPGLGSGSSSFFHDVWSTPLSLGLIVDHIILIGSFKDYALDPVLWSLSVELRVSLVFPFIMLFIKRFGWKSNVALGILLSGTALLLNNLAHPANSHPISSNLYFTLHYISFFILGALLAKNRVILISKVLGLSVTMKYALLLSGLIVYTYAGIGDAVFKRLFSVSGVWLSLAADWGIAVGVCILITSTLSSPKISNLLEKKPVKFLGAISYSLYLYHSVALFSCIYAFHNLLPMWATLSIAVCLSLLASSLSYYFIEKPSIELGKKWTSGPLRKLKEAKEAV is encoded by the coding sequence TTGACAAGATACCATCAGTTGGACTCTTTAAGAGGGCTGGCGGCGCTGACTGTAGTTGTCCATCATTTTGTATTTATTTTTACAGGATTGCTGTGGCTGGATGCGTTAAATTACACACCTTTGCGAATCTTCAAAGCGGGGCATGAGGCGGTCATCTTTTTCTTTGTCTTAAGCGGTTTTGTCCTGTCGCTGCCCTTTTATTCCGATGGAAAAAAAGTGAATATCCCGCATTTTTTTATCAAGAGGCTGTGCAGAATCTATATTCCTTATATCGTGGCCGTCGGGTGCTCAATTTTGGCTTATCTGGCCTTTTATCATCCGGGACTGGGCTCCGGGTCCAGCTCTTTTTTTCATGATGTATGGAGCACGCCTTTGTCCTTAGGGCTGATTGTGGATCATATTATTCTGATCGGCAGCTTTAAGGATTACGCATTGGACCCCGTCCTGTGGTCATTGTCCGTCGAACTACGAGTCTCCCTCGTCTTCCCCTTCATCATGCTCTTCATCAAGAGATTCGGTTGGAAGTCAAATGTGGCTCTGGGCATACTCTTGTCGGGTACGGCCCTCTTGCTTAACAATCTGGCGCATCCGGCTAATTCACATCCCATTTCCTCCAACCTCTACTTTACCCTCCACTACATTTCATTCTTTATCCTGGGTGCCCTGCTTGCCAAAAACCGGGTAATTCTCATTTCAAAAGTGCTAGGTTTAAGTGTTACAATGAAATATGCTTTATTGTTGTCGGGTCTGATCGTGTATACCTACGCCGGGATCGGCGATGCTGTATTCAAACGGTTGTTCTCCGTAAGCGGGGTTTGGCTGTCTCTGGCCGCTGATTGGGGAATCGCGGTTGGCGTGTGTATCCTGATTACGTCGACCTTGTCTTCACCCAAGATTTCAAATCTGCTCGAGAAAAAGCCGGTCAAATTTTTGGGGGCGATCTCTTACAGCCTTTATCTTTACCATTCGGTGGCACTGTTCTCCTGCATTTACGCTTTTCACAATCTGCTGCCCATGTGGGCGACACTCTCCATCGCTGTGTGTCTGTCGCTTCTGGCTTCCAGCCTGTCGTACTATTTTATCGAGAAGCCTTCAATTGAACTGGGGAAAAAATGGACAAGCGGCCCCCTCCGCAAGCTGAAGGAAGCGAAAGAAGCCGTTTAA
- a CDS encoding DUF1801 domain-containing protein, whose amino-acid sequence MYELKTKENDSSVIEFIENVEHPQKREDAYKLLDIFTETTGFPAKMWGTSIIGFGSYHYKYATGHEGDAPLVGFSPRKAKISLYLAAYNPEREALLADLGKYTAGKGCVYINKIADIKVEVLEALINQSVSFLRETYPEK is encoded by the coding sequence ATGTATGAATTGAAGACGAAAGAAAACGACAGCAGTGTTATCGAGTTTATAGAAAATGTGGAGCATCCCCAGAAGCGTGAAGACGCGTACAAGCTGCTCGATATTTTTACGGAAACGACCGGCTTCCCGGCAAAAATGTGGGGAACGAGCATTATCGGATTCGGGTCCTATCACTATAAATATGCCACGGGCCATGAGGGCGATGCGCCGCTCGTCGGTTTTTCACCCCGAAAGGCCAAGATCAGCCTCTATTTAGCGGCTTATAATCCGGAACGGGAAGCTTTGCTCGCGGATTTGGGAAAATATACAGCAGGAAAAGGCTGCGTCTACATCAATAAAATCGCTGATATTAAGGTTGAAGTGTTAGAAGCGCTGATTAACCAATCGGTATCATTTCTGAGGGAGACTTATCCGGAAAAGTAA
- a CDS encoding ABC transporter ATP-binding protein, translated as MFKALLEPFRHPRPVIELGESRGLSSGRKPKAAGAKDWSSTLRRLWSYLAERRIKLILVLVMVVFSSGLSLLGPFMIGRAVDRYLEGGGSHWGLFLTGLGAVYVLYSLTSWLQNIWMIEISQETVYRMRTELFSHLHSLPISFFNRRQQGEIMSRLTNDIENVSSNLNSSAIDIFSGVLTLAGTLTVMLWLSPLLTLLTFIVVPIMALGMRWITRRTGPLFKQRQRNMGELNGYIEETLSGQRVIKAFGQEHRVISGFQDRNNRIMLSGFWAQSISGFIPKLMNGLNDLSFAIVAGFGGILAVRGSITVGVILVFVEYTRQFTRPLNDLANQWNSVLSAIAGAERVFEVLDERAEAEDESDAAAVEHIRGEVRFREVSFSYNGESDNLKDISFEAKPGEMIALVGPTGAGKTTLIGLLSRFYNPSKGIITIDGRDLASIRRESLRSQMAFVLQDTFLFKGSIRDNIRYGRLDASDEEVERAARLANAHSFIMRLPGGYDRMLSVEGGGISQGQKQLLAIARAILADPAMLVLDEATSSIDTVTELKIQEGLQSLMKGRTSFVIAHRLNTIRQADRILVLQDGRLVQQGSHEELLDKGGLYSELVKGAVKV; from the coding sequence ATGTTCAAAGCCTTACTTGAGCCGTTCCGCCATCCGCGTCCCGTCATCGAGCTTGGTGAAAGCAGGGGATTATCGTCGGGACGGAAGCCCAAAGCGGCTGGTGCGAAGGACTGGTCCAGCACGCTTCGGCGGCTGTGGAGCTATCTGGCCGAGCGCAGAATCAAGCTGATTCTGGTGCTGGTCATGGTCGTGTTCAGCTCGGGCCTCTCGCTGCTTGGGCCGTTTATGATCGGCAGGGCGGTGGACCGCTACCTGGAAGGGGGCGGGAGCCATTGGGGGCTCTTTTTGACGGGACTGGGTGCGGTTTATGTACTGTATTCCCTTACGAGCTGGCTGCAAAATATATGGATGATCGAAATTTCCCAGGAAACGGTGTACCGGATGCGGACCGAACTGTTCTCCCATCTGCACAGCCTGCCTATTTCCTTCTTCAATCGGCGTCAGCAGGGCGAAATCATGAGCCGCCTGACCAACGACATTGAGAATGTCAGCTCCAACCTGAACAGCTCGGCCATCGACATCTTCTCCGGCGTTCTTACCTTGGCAGGTACGTTGACTGTCATGCTGTGGCTTAGTCCTCTGTTGACTCTTCTTACCTTCATAGTAGTGCCGATTATGGCCCTTGGAATGCGCTGGATTACACGGCGGACGGGGCCACTGTTCAAGCAGCGGCAGCGGAATATGGGGGAACTTAACGGCTATATCGAAGAGACGCTGTCGGGTCAGCGGGTGATCAAGGCGTTCGGGCAGGAACATCGGGTCATCTCCGGCTTTCAGGATCGCAACAACCGGATTATGCTCTCCGGGTTCTGGGCGCAATCGATCTCCGGGTTTATTCCGAAGCTGATGAATGGGCTTAATGATCTGAGCTTCGCCATCGTTGCCGGGTTCGGTGGGATTTTGGCGGTGCGCGGTTCAATTACGGTCGGGGTGATCCTTGTCTTTGTGGAATATACACGCCAATTTACCCGGCCTCTGAACGATCTGGCGAATCAATGGAACAGCGTGCTGTCCGCCATTGCCGGAGCCGAGCGGGTATTTGAAGTCCTTGACGAGAGGGCGGAGGCCGAGGATGAGAGTGACGCGGCTGCGGTTGAACATATCCGGGGAGAGGTGCGGTTCCGCGAGGTATCCTTTTCCTATAATGGAGAAAGCGATAATCTAAAGGACATCAGCTTCGAGGCGAAGCCCGGCGAGATGATCGCGCTGGTCGGCCCTACCGGAGCGGGCAAGACAACGCTGATCGGTCTGCTGTCCCGGTTCTACAATCCGTCCAAAGGAATCATTACGATTGACGGAAGGGATCTGGCATCCATCCGCAGGGAAAGTCTGCGCAGCCAAATGGCGTTCGTGCTGCAGGACACCTTCTTGTTCAAGGGGAGCATACGAGACAATATCCGCTATGGACGGCTGGACGCTTCAGACGAAGAGGTGGAGCGGGCCGCCAGATTGGCCAATGCCCATTCCTTCATCATGCGTCTGCCGGGAGGGTATGACCGGATGCTGTCGGTTGAAGGAGGAGGAATCAGCCAGGGGCAGAAGCAGCTGCTTGCCATCGCCAGGGCGATCCTGGCCGATCCGGCCATGCTGGTGCTGGATGAAGCGACCAGCAGCATCGACACGGTAACTGAACTAAAAATTCAGGAAGGTCTGCAATCCTTGATGAAAGGGCGCACCAGCTTTGTCATCGCCCACAGGCTGAATACGATTCGCCAAGCCGACCGGATCCTTGTGCTTCAGGATGGCAGGCTTGTTCAACAGGGCAGCCATGAGGAGCTGCTGGACAAGGGCGGGTTATACAGCGAGCTGGTTAAGGGCGCGGTGAAGGTCTAG